The Schistocerca gregaria isolate iqSchGreg1 chromosome 4, iqSchGreg1.2, whole genome shotgun sequence genome contains a region encoding:
- the LOC126266938 gene encoding uncharacterized protein LOC126266938 translates to MKTMARFVTLFFATLIAVSQAAPRPQSGTTENQKANSGSASSSPGTVSNPATNTDSSGATDPIAIIIPREYANSLLASAIVSGLTGSGNSASNPLANNALANNALAALISFIPNTINAERDRFSSAVENLVKGNVDPIADSIENAATTGGRVLSNGLRVFSAWPTFFGHVIG, encoded by the exons ATGAAAACCATGGCACGCTTTGTAACGTTGTTCTTCGCCACTCTGATTGCTGTCTCACAG GCTGCCCCTCGGCCGCAGAGCGGAACCACTGAAAACCAGAAGGCGAATAGCGGCTCTGCCTCTTCGTCCCCTGGAACAGTGTCCAACCCAGCAACAAACACCGACTCCTCGGGAGCGACAGACCCTATAGCTATAATAATTCCTCGTGAATACGCCAACAGCTTGTTAGCTTCCGCCATCGTCAGCGGGCTCACCGGCAGTGGTAACAGTGCCAGCAACCCACTTGCCAACAACGCACTTGCCAACAACGCACTCGCTGCCTTGATCTCCTTCATCCCGAACACCATCAACGCTGAGAGGGATCGCTTTTCGTCGGCCGTCGAAAATCTCGTCAAGGGTAATGTTGACCCCATCGCCGATTCAATAGAGAATGCAGCGACGACTGGTGGCAGGGTCTTGTCCAATGGCCTTAGGGTATTCAGCGCTTGGCCAACATTCTTCGGGCACGTGATAGGCTGA